GCGGATGATACGTTagtgtttaattaaaattttaaaattttaaatttcaaaaaattataaaaatatttttaaaattttaaaaattaattaaatgatgatgtGTCATCTATATAGAGATCCACGTGTATGCCACTTCAACAAAGTTAATAGAcattaacttttccatccattttgaggtgatttgacaaaaaatacgaaataggtaaaaaattaaatggaggactaaaatgaattttttgtaaagttgaagAACCAAAAAGGTCATTATGCCAAAAAGAACGTAAtgcaaaattaaagaaaagaagagatttttttaaatacaaaatagaaaagaacATAATTCGGGCCAAATGGTAAGTAGAGAAAAAAGCCCAAAGTTAAGAAAATGGAGGTGAAAATCTGAGCATGTCAAACTcgatacaaaataaattataataaagaaaacCTGGAAATCTTTCCCATTTTCATCATCAATCCCTCTCTCAGTTTATAACTACAAAGACCGAATAAGATCACTCTCTTGAATCCTCCACCGTCTATTCCATTGACTTCCCTTAAACTTCCCGAAAAGTCTAACCTCTTCTCAGAACTCCCACCCATACAGGGCCCTTCTCCTCCTTTGATCCCCCATCCCCCATTTCAACAACAGAAAATTGCCCATAAAtgactcattttctttttgggttttcttttggTCTTAGGATTTAGGAAataagaaattttcaaaattgagaagaaGTAGAAGAAGCGCTAGTGTGTCATGATCAGATGCTATCGGGTGTAAGATAAGCGACACCATGATCAACACGGCCAACGGTACGATTTCGACCTCTTCGTCCTCGGCAAACGCTCAATCGCCGGGTTTGAAGACTTATTTTAAAACCCCAGAAGGTCGATATAAGCTTCACTATGAAAAGACTCACCCTTCTAGCCTTCTTCACTATGCTCATGGCAAAACTGTTACTCAGGTAACTTCAAATTCCTAGggtttcctttttttcttaaattattgaaaagaaGACTATCTTTTGTGTtacttattttggttttgatcaAGACCGATCATCCGATTTCACTTTAAATtgctctcttttctttttctttatttctttttattttagtgtGGGTTTtcctttttgtgtttttgatACACTAATGTTATAATTAGATAATGAGAACATTTCCAATTTATTAGTGAAAAGAGGGTTTTTTACATGTACCCATCTGTTAGAAGCACTTGAAGAACATATTTTATTAGATCATTTTGTACCATCGGTGTTTAAGCATTATTGATTACAAGTTCAAGCTTGAAAGAGTTTGAATCAATGCCCTTAGTTATAAAGTCAAATTTTGATCGTTTTGCTTATGTATTATTCGTTTGTTGAGATTGTATTGATTAAGTCCGGCTGTCAGGTTACCCTAGCACATTTGAAGGAGAAGCCAGCTCCATCAACTCCGACGTCTTCATCGTCCAGCTACAGTGCCAGTGGTGGGGTCAGATCAGCAGCAGCAAGGTGGCTAGGTGCTGGGAACGGGAGCCGCACGCTTGGATTTGCTGGGGGGAATGGTGGGAGTAAAAGTATTAGTAGTACTAGTAGGATTGGGTCATTGGGTGCTTCAAGTTCTAGTAATTCAATCACTAATATGAATTTTGATGGGAAAGGGACTTATTTAATCTTTAACGTTGGTGATGCTATCTTTATAAGTGATTTGAATTCTCAGGACAAGGTAATttagcatttttttttgttacggTTTTTGATGAAAGAGAAGGCATCTGTGGTGGTATTTTGAGAATCTTGGTGTTTAATGTAGGATCCAATAAAGTCTATCAATTTCAGTAATTCGAACCCTATCTGCCACGCATTTGATCAAGATGCCAAAGATGGCCATGATTTGCTTATCGGGTTGAATTCTGGTGATGGTAGTTCTTCTTAGCTTATTCTAATTTGCAATTTTAGCTCAAGGGTTTAAACTCTGCAAATTTATCACTTCTGTGTGTATTACTGTAGTTTACTCTGTGTCACTGAGGCAGCAGTTACAGGATGTTGGAAAGAAGCTTGTTGGGGCGCAGCATTACAACAAAGATGGTTCTGTCAATAACAGGCAAGACTTACATTACTACATACATTATACCTTTCTTCGCCATTTGAGtgtactttttaataattttgagtttcaaATGTTTTGTCTTAGGTCTTCCTGCATGTGATTTGTAGAATTTTGTGCTTTAGAGGCTAAACTAGTACATGATGGTGTAAAGATAAATTGTGGTACCCAATGGCTTGGAGCTGGATAATTTCTATGACATCTTATAtagatttgtttttcttttaaatgatgCATATTAAGCTTACGCCACTTTATGATATCATTTTCTTGAAtctgtttttgttattttaatgggGCAATATTGccgtaatttttatttctagcCACCTTGAGACCTTGCTGCAGAGCGGCTTCATTTGTTTTCTCTTTaaccttcaatatttttaaggtATCAATACTACCAAATATAAGGCCAGCAAGAAAGCAACTGACTTGGTCTCTCATTGGGTTGATTGTTAAACCCGCTAGCAATATTCAACTTGTCATCTGCTGCAACTTATAGAATTTGCTTTTCTCTCAGGCTTCCCCTTAGGATGATGAAAGGGGCACTGACTTTTGTTTCTAATTGGCCTTTATGCTGAATTGATGTTTTAAATGGTTGACTCAGCTGCCTATCTTATATATTCTTGTTATTTCCAGCAGTCGGTGTACTGGTATTGCATGGGTTCCCGGAAGTGATGGTGTTTTTGTGGTGGCTCATGCTGATGGAAACATGTACGTGTATGAAAAGGCAAGTTTCTGATAATTAAAGaaggattttatttatttttatattttttaacttctgGAGGTATAACGTACAAATTTCATTATGTTCAATGCATCAAGCTGTTTTTTaagcttttttctttctttctttttgtgcCATCTAGAACAAGGAAGGAGCTGGTGATTCTTCATTCCCTGTTGTAAAAGACCAAACTCAATTTTCAGTTTCACATGCACGTTACAGTAAGGTACTGGTCAGTGTTTATTTTGGGGGAAAAAGAGCTATTTTAGGCTTTCTTATTTGTGTATGTTTCCTAAAATTGGTGGTGTTTACCTTTGTTGTATAATGTAAAGCCATTAATGATTCATGCGTAAATTTATAGTAGGTGCTGCATGGCTTATCACTATTCTAGTTTCTAGCCAAACGGTAATCTGTTTAAATTAGATGATGCATGTGTTGCTGCATTTTGCATGATCTAGATTGTCAAAAATGGGTTTGACACCCAAATTTCTCAGAGAGCTGCAGGAAAGTTTGCacatgttttcttttcttccttcctTCCTAAACCTTTACTCAATGCATTTAGATGTGGTCTTGTGCTTGCCTTCTGGTTTATATGCCCATGGttatatatatttccttttttgttaCAGTTAATGCCATGATATTCTTGATATCTGGCAAGATAGAGCATGCCTTAGCAACAGAAAATGTTTTTGGTCTGACTGTTCTTTGACATCAATGCGGAAAccatataatttttctatttttccttgttttggttttttttttacttgccATTATTTCCTTGCAGAGTAACCCAATGGCGAGATGGCATGTTTGTCAAGGTTCAATTAATAGCATTGCTTTCTCCCATGATGGGGCATACTTAGCAACTGTTGGAAGAGATGGTATCAACTCAAATTGACATCATCTGCATTTTTTGgctgtttttcttttctagcTTTTTTGAACTTTGAGTTTCTCTCTTTCTACTTGCTGAGTGCAGGCTATCTGCGAGTTTTTGACTATTCAAAAGAACAGCTTGTATGTGGTGGCAAAAGTTATTATGGTGCTCTACTATGTTGCGCTTGGAGGTGCTCTGTTCTCTTTTTCAAAGCTCTGTTTCTTTTGTCCAAACAAATTTGTGCATTCTTTTAAATATACTGCGTTTTCAATTTGTCACCTTCTGTTCTTTGTATATGATATATAAGTCATCACCTttggaaaaaataaatgttGGTACTAACAACAATGTCCACTGAACAGTATGGATGGGAAATATATTCTGACTGGAGGTGAAGATGACTTGGTTCAAGTTTGGAGTATGGAAGATCGAAAGGTTGTGGCATGGGGTGAGGGGCACAACTCATGGGTACAATTCTTACCTTAGAAGGCTTCTGTTTATCTGTTGTGGATGATGATGGCTGTGTACTCATTTCTTTCTACATGGTGCTGGCAGGTTAGTGGAGTGGCATTTGATTCGTATTGGTCATCACCTAATTCTGATGGCACAGGGGAGACTGTGATGTACCGGTTTGGTTCTGTTGGTCAGGTATAAGGATGTTCTTAGCCTGGTAAAGATAATTATATTCACTCTTATCAGACGCCCCTGTTTACCATTGCTCTTTCATGCTCatgtatttttatcttttatatgcATTTAACTGTTATGCTCCGCTAATTCTATCTTTACAAGTTATAAATGCTCACACTTACATTAATGTTGTAGCAACCTTTCTGGAGGTAGTGCTTCCCTCTTCTTTCAATGTATTGAGTGTAGACTATAtaggaaatattttaattgtaactTGATGAAATTATAGGTTGTCCGGTTACTATTTGTTGTAGGTTAGTTTAGGTTCTTGTTTAAATAGGATCTTGAACAGTTAATATGAGGGATATCATATCTATTTAGCATTTGAATGGGGAGAACTGAAGAATTACAATGAAAACCAAAACAGTTGGCAAAGAATCATGGAATACTTTGAGAATATTTTCTGATGAATAGcttgcttttcattttttatggaATGACAACGTACTGTTGTTCATAAACATTTTTTGGTTAAGGAACATGGTTATAAAGTTAGTTATGATCATCCTTTGCCTTACCTGTTTTCTTCAACATGTGGGGAAAGGAGACCCCCGAAAATCAAGACACACGGACTGTAAAGGTTTAAAgatggttttctttttcctcgGAGTATCACTTTTCTGTTAAAGGGGGACATCTAACTGCAGGTGTTAAGCTTAATACATTAGAATGAAATTAGGTAACCTTTTTGTTTACCCTATTTCCTTTAAAGGGAAATGTGCTTCTTCCTTGCAGCAACTGCAATATCATTGACATCTCATTATTACCTTCTTCTGTATAGGACACACAGTTGTTATTGTGGGACCTGGAAATGGATGAGATTGTAGTGCCATTGCGTCTATGCCCTCCTGGTGGGTCTCCCACTTACACAACTGGGAGCCAATCTTCCCACTGGGACAACATAAGCCCATTGGGTACCCTGCAACCTGCCCCAAGTATCCGAGATGTTCCGAAAGTTTCTCCACTGGTTGCTCATCGTGTTCACAACGAACCACTCTCGGGCTTGATTTTTACCCAGGAATCAGTACTTACTGTTTGTCGAGAGGGACACATAAAAATCTGGATGAGACCCGGTGTTGGGGAAAGCCACTCAAGCAACAGTGAAACAGTGCTAACTAACAGTTTGAAGGATAAGCCGTTTGTATCCAGCAAGATTGGGAGTTCTAGCTACAAACAATGAGCAGACCATCATGAAAAGAGGCAAAAGACAAaacaaagataaatatttttttctctgcaTTTCTATTTGCTAGTGTGGCCGTTCATCTCTTTATGAAGTTGGGTTTTCTCAAAAAGTACACAAGTGTTTGATGGGAACTGAATTGGAATGAGATTTAACCATCTGAATCCATTGTATATCGAGGAACAAAAAATGGCAGTGACAGCACAAAAAGAGGTCTGGAGGAAGAAACAAACCTCCATTGTAAGTACAAACGGCTTTTCTTagaaaatacataaaagaaaaaaacagtgACAGTGACCTGAAATTGCACCTTTGAGATGTGTAAATCTTTAAGAGGTGCAGTTGAGATATTGATGATGGCATCATTGCGgttaatatataagtatgattTTTGATGGATCGTCCAAAGACTTGTTTGAAACTTGCCCGAGCTCTTCAAAGATCAATCTGAGTCACACGTGTGCATTTGAATGAGTTAATCTATTTGTTTGGTCAAGAGTCATAAATATATTCAAGTGCATATAAATAGGAGTGATTTTAGCAGAAGTGAAAGAATTGAACTCTTAAAATAACTCTGCATATAAATTACGCCCATCACCGCCTATTGCTTTTGTCTATCCCAATTTTAGTAAAAGAAAATCCAACActacatgtttattttaattttatcaaattttttattcaagaatttattgttttagttttGCAATAGAAGCTGATTCATCCACAAAATGAACAATGCAAAATAACCAAGGAAGTGGAAATAAATACTATTTTCTTAAAGGCGTATTGAGATGAACTCATTGATGCAACCACAAAAGCGAAACAAAATCATAGCATAGAAAAGTCTTTTGTTATGTCTTTGATATATCTAATGTTATCtccataaaattttactatcataattttatatcttttatcaatttgcgccgattttattttttagttaaatttgacccttaatttttagttaaatttaaccaCCAATCTTTCAAAAGAgttgaattattgtttttagcggaaatattaactaaaatattagatttttaaatatgtcACCTACATGATAATCTACATGCacttcatgtttttttttaaattaaactttttatcatttttaaatttcttttatttttgaatatttttataattttaaattatttattgacgtgacatataagacaaataatgttatgtcaacataaaataaatatggattAGCATACGAGTTGCCATGCCAACAtcgttaaaaattaatgttttcacaagattttcattaaaaaagtgatttgattctttttaaaagttgagagtcaaattaacaaaagatgCAAACGTTGAGagaaaaatttaacattatacCTTTTTAAATTGTCTAAaagaagtttttatttaatttttgtattaaagaagtttttatttaatttttgtattactTTTATATGGCTTCAAtacatttaattatataaaatttaaaatttcaatacatattctactttttattatcataaataaattttagtttataataaaatttattatatctttaatatatttaaccTCTTCTTGAATCGGTATCACAAGTCAATCACCATCAAATGACGAAATGTCATATTCTTTtataatgtaataaatataattatgagggttttaaaaaaatatttttatataacttaATCTTTACAATCATAGCTACAACttcatttatcttttacatcaattgtttatatatatatatatatatatgcatctaAGGACATAATCTAGTGGTACCCacaatcctaaaaataaaacatatcttcaatgttataaaattgttaaGTTGTTAGTGAGTGTTTTATCTTATGGCTCTTCTTCCCCTACCTACTAACTGTTATGCTGCCTTGTCCACCTTTGTTTTTGTCTACATAAAGTATGTTTTCAAGTCTTTCACTATGCTATTAACTATTATGCTTCTTTGTCCACTTTAAGTGCTTTTAAACtttgtacataatttttaagcaacaaacattttaattaagaagTTTGTATTTTTAAGTGTTGATAGGTGTCTTATCTCATTCTATCATCTTTTTAACTGTCTTTACTTTGTTTGCTCTATCCATTGAAGCTTTTTAAGAGATAAactattaattaacttaatgtCAAACTTATTGACAAACTTTACTGTTTTCAGTTCACCTTACAATTCTCAATTTCTTTGATAACACTTTAACTTTGGAATAGTTTTGTAACATCCCTTGCCCGACCCGATTGTCGGATCTAAGCTACAAGATGACACATTCATTGCCGAAACAACTACCGTCAAGTTCACAGTAAAACAATCATTTGTAAATTCTAATACGTGTCAATTACCTTTACATTATGATAAACAATCAAATATGAGTCtcaatcgagcttacgaaagctcttttgatAACCCGAACacgaaataggaccaaattgtaaaattttaaaacatcagGGCCGACGTCATGATATCACTTTCTCCATGTCGTGACGTCTTCAAAACAGTATGACATGTTGTGACTTTAGGCCACTTGACGTCGCGATGTGACTCACTGTTTTGTTCGACGTTGCGACAAGCTAAGTTGCACATCGGGACGTGGactttatttttgataaaatttgagcCATTTGGTACCTTTTCAAGCTTCCACACAAACTTATCATTCTATGCACAAATGACTAACTTCACCTTCACCAAAACACTTCAaaacacataccaaaacaaGTGCAAATAACACAATCAACTTCCTATCAATTTATATCACCTAATCGACCATTCCATTAGACATATCATCTAATTACCAtggcacatatatatatcaaacaatCACCTAAATACCAACTTGTCAACACCAATTTATATCCAAATATGCCAATTCAATTGGCACATACACATCtcaaatcatttaccaaaacatactatTTCATCGAGACATTAACATTGCCAAAATTGTGCATTAAGTAGATTTTAGCTATGTTCAACATTCAAAGTTaacatatacaaaatatttatgtacatgccacaaatCCAAACTTAAAACGATCAAAAAGCAACCGGTTCAAAAATAGGATAGTgtgtgtaacaacccattttgtAATGACGTTAGAAACACTGGTTTCAGAACCCCATTTCCGATGATTGAAAccgtaaatactaaatattaatgtttacaAGGTTGGTATAAagtttaattagaatttgattctttaattttttttaattatatagttAATTAATGTACAAGTGTAATGACCTAGTCAGTGATGTTGGAAAATGAGATATCAGAACTTCATTTCCGTAAAccaaacacataaatatttttattaaatatttatggagttattatgtaggtgaattgaattttgaataagtaattttttgaataagtGAGTAATTAAGGTATAAATACTATATCGTAAAAGTagaaaagttaatcgctattaatttttattggctaaaagggttaaataatattataccAAGGGTCAAAGTGGCATTTAGACCATTTTCAATAGTAGTGGATGGTAAAGTATGATTTTCTTTAGTAACTaatattaaatcataataaaattataatttaaaagaatatgataagttataatttaaaagattataataagtattatatcataaaaattaaaaggtagaAAGCCATTTTCCTTCTTTCGTGAAGATGGGGTTTGAGCTTCAAGCATTCGGCTCTCAATTTGATCGGGATTTAAACTAATAAGAGGATATTCGcgaaaaaaggaaatttaaagaGACATGTTTGAGCTGAGCTGAGTTGTAAGCTGGAGGAAAGCACTGCTGGGATGATGAATCTGCCTACGGAGAATTCTGAGTCATCAGGTGGTTATAACAGCCTAACAGGTCTAAATTCTAGAAGAATGTCAGCTGCCAATGGTGTTTAGGCCGCTATTTGTAAATTCAAGAATCAATGTCATCCATACTAGTTATACAGCTACTTACGTAATACTATAATGAACAAAAGTAAATTCTTCTTTATCATTCAAACATTAGAATAGAGTagaacacacacaaaaaaaatttgatgttCATCTACAAGATGGCACCTATTTGTCTGAATATAGTTTGTGTCGAATTCCGGCATTTCGTTCATATCATGTACTGTATAATTGATTATAACTTCCTGTTTGATTATTAGAAAGGCATGACATAATGATAACAACAAAATACTATAAAGGAAGATAGTTCAACAAACATGTTCTCATCTCATTCATCAGGGCCATTGTTGACCTTTATCTCCAAAAGCCTCTCAACCGGTTGCCTACAGATTGGGCACCGATTCGTCTGGCATCTCAAAACCTTTGCACAAGAGCTGCACATGCACTGCATTATGAACCAAAAGATATTTACATCAGCAACCAGTAAAATCTTATGTCGACCACTTAAGTGAGAGGAAAGATTCTCTGTTACTTAAAAGCATTTTCACTACCGTATCCAAAGGTGATACTTTCAgctaaatatttattcaaatctCTGCAACCTATTAAGTTATTACTGCAGTATTTCCCTTTGCTTTCTGGTCTACTAGATCAATATTGCAAAAGACCAAACaatggaaaataaatgaaattaacttatgaagagaaaagaacaaGTGGCTGCTTTTACCATGTGCCTGCAGGGAAGAACAGTAGTGTCCCGAGGTTCTGAAAGGCAAATAACGCATTCTTTTCCACTATCATTTGGATCAACATCATTGTCAACTGAATTTCCGATCCCATATATTTCTTGCAGCTCATACCTCTTCCCATTCACCCACAGAATCTGTTTCACTACTCTGGTCTGGTATTCACCCTTCTCCTTCTCAAACACCGCCTGAGTTATCTGAGAATTCATGGCTCCTGACTCCTGGTTTCCATCTGACACATTTTGGTTAAGAGGCAATGCCTCTGCTTTCACAGCCAGATGATAGATATCCACTTCATCTACTTTCAGTAATTCCGACTCCTCAAACATAGAGAAATCGATCCCTGTTCCAGACGGCAGTCTAAACTTCTGTCCTAGACCTTGTTCGAAAGGCACAATTACTGGGGGTAGAATACTTTCCTTCATTGCCGTCAGATTGCAGTCTTCACCTTCTTTTGCAAAGAAAATAACAGTAATCCTGTTTGCAGCACAAACCAAATCATCTTGTTAAGAAATAATATCAGATTCACATAAAAACTCGCAAATCTGAACTTCATATAAGATGCAACATAACCTCAACACAGAAAATTGAttctaagaagaaaaagagaaggctTGTGTTTAAGGGTTAGATGTACATGCTCCATTAAATAAGTATTACTTTCTCAAGATGCCAGAGAAATGAAGAAACACAGCAAATAATATATTGTTAGATAAATGAATCAAAGAACAGCAATGCCCGTACTATTGATAGAAACGAATGCACACAGGAAATTGATGATATTAATATCAAATACCTTAGAACATTTTTACAAGATACTCAGCCACCAACATGCATGCATCGTAAGTTGTATTTGACTTCAACAAATCATTCAGTCTTTTCTTTACCTATACTTACAAACTAAAGCGCAGAACTCTCTTTtccgatcattttaccctagcTCAGAAGTCATTATATCTATGATGtgtaaatttaaaaggataacAAAAATCACCATCATTCTAGCCTTTGTCGCGGTAAACCTATTGCCATTTTCTCTATCAAGTAGAAACATAAAATCCGGGACCTCAAAACACACCTCTAAtgattgcattcaaaccccatTCAAGCAAGGTAACCATAAAACCTTCAAATATACAAATCGATACTTAAAtaaaccccccaaaaaaaaccAATAAGCTTTCATTGGATTCCTAATCATTTGCTAAACTTTTATCCCTCTAAACATGCATCTCCCCAAGTATAATACACCAATCATATAATTTGACAGAATTTATATCTCAAGCTTTCAAAACAAGTGTAACAATAAtcatcatataaattatatccGAGGagcaaaattttaatcaaaagcAACTCATATTCTAAGCTACAACCATTGGATTCTCACagatttcaaaaaattgaaaatttttaaacaaagaGATTGAAGTTCTATACCTTCCAGCAACAGTAGCATCAAACGTGAAAGAAACCAAGAACTTCCCAGGATTCAGCTCATCAGCTTCGAATTTCAAAGTTTCCTTCTTCAAATTTACGTCATTTTTTATAGTAACCGCCTTTTGATGCTCTATATACGGCGGCGGTGGAGTAATCATCGGTCCACAAGCATATCTACTCCAACTGGCGGGCTCTATGTGGGGTCCACCtcgatgatggtgatgatgatcgTAAGGCGCCGGAAGCGGCAACGGCACAGGCGGCTGGTGGGGGTAGTACCCTGGGTACTGGTAGTACTGGGGTGCGTTGGTATTCGGGTATTGTGGCGGGTAAGGCGTTGCGGCGGCAAAGACGTAACGGTTGGCCGAGATTTCAGGTTGGGGCTGAGCTGGAGGAGGTGGATGTGGTGGCGGAGGATGATTTCGCCTGCTTCCGTGCCTTCTCCGGCCACTTACTCCGCTACTTCCGATGTTCCCCATGAATTTTTCCCGGTTATTGGAGtacaaaaggaaaataaaccggaaattttgcaaatatttataaaggAAAGACTTTACAACCAAGTTCGATCCAGTTTCAAGTAAAAATTTCTGGGTTTTCCATTTTTCCCTCCAGAAcccaagaaaatgaaaagaaaaaaaaaacttatttggAATCGAAAGGAGtttagaagagaaaaaaaatttacttggtctttcctttcatttctctatcaaatgaaaaataaaaataaaagagagaataTTTGGTTGGGTGAGTATTGGGTTTGCGTAAAGCTCCACCAAAACCACCATTGATGAAGAGACAGAAATTGTGCTAAAGTGAACAgcttctctctttctctctctttttttcttttgttttttgttgtttgatgacaAAAATACCCAAACTCTGGCCGGGAATTGATTAAagtctgattttttttaattaattacaatttagttttatattaaagATTGATGTTTGTCAACAAGGCAATGAAAGCTtgaatcttttttaaaaaaaaaagaaaagaacagaattgatgtaatttaaatttacaagtaTATGTTTTTGGGTAAATTCAGAGTCCAAGGCAGTCAATTTaggttgaaaaaaaatgaattagttttttttttaatgctttACAGGTATTCTCCACCACCACCATTTTCTGCTTATATCATAACATGGCTTGTTCCACCAATTGGACAATGCAATTTGCAAAggcaatcaaaattttatatctaGTAGTTGCCAAGAATCAGGATTTTCCtgaattttatgattatttttgaGAAATGACAATCTTTGTGAAGtcattcatataataatatcaaaatcaaattaataattgaagtttgTGTGTATAATGGCCAACCATATGTCCTTTGATAATGATTATAATGGGGGAAATAAATGAaggaaactttaaaataatcCATTATTTAtgcaaaactattttttttaagatttatttattcaaattctgTCATATGAGAAATTGAGATGCTGCTGCTGATTGCTTTGGTCACCAGAATTTGGCCAATCACggttctttttttaaaataaaaataatttaaattttttgcgactaaattaaccatatctgtcagttttttttttaaattaggcttaaaagttttttttttaatttaggtaaaTAAATCATGTTTGGAGAGAGAAATGGAAAGTGCGCCCAGCTAGACGCCTTTCCCTCAACAGTCAAATCTAATAGCTTTATTAAAAGGGGGCAacaatcattttttttacctataaatactcctaatttttttttcactcacatcctattctctcaattttttctaactctctcaactctctcaattttctcaagtcattgttctaaatttttcaatattcccgtttaaaaatattagttttttaattattctgtATTTAATTCGTTCGGATTATGTTTTCACAAATGACAATCTCTCTAATTCGTTTCGACGACAATCACATTTTCACCGCTCAAGCAGTAATGGTAAGacgaaaatttaattttcgttattttcgattaaattaattttaagttattttttaaaaattaaaatatttttttctgtaGTTATAAATAGGCAGATGATCGTGTTTTGGAAGCATTCA
The sequence above is a segment of the Gossypium raimondii isolate GPD5lz chromosome 4, ASM2569854v1, whole genome shotgun sequence genome. Coding sequences within it:
- the LOC105768098 gene encoding uncharacterized protein LOC105768098 isoform X3; the encoded protein is MINTANGTISTSSSSANAQSPGLKTYFKTPEGRYKLHYEKTHPSSLLHYAHGKTVTQVTLAHLKEKPAPSTPTSSSSSYSASGGVRSAAARWLGAGNGSRTLGFAGGNGGSKSISSTSRIGSLGASSSSNSITNMNFDGKGTYLIFNVGDAIFISDLNSQDKDPIKSINFSNSNPICHAFDQDAKDGHDLLIGLNSVYSVSLRQQLQDVGKKLVGAQHYNKDGSVNNSSRCTGIAWVPGSDGVFVVAHADGNMYVYEKNKEGAGDSSFPVVKDQTQFSVSHARYSKSNPMARWHVCQGSINSIAFSHDGAYLATVGRDGYLRVFDYSKEQLVCGGKSYYGALLCCAWSMDGKYILTGGEDDLVQVWSMEDRKVVAWGEGHNSWVSGVAFDSYWSSPNSDGTGETVMYRFGSVGQDTQLLLWDLEMDEIVVPLRLCPPGGSPTYTTGSQSSHWDNISPLGTLQPAPSIRDVPKVSPLVAHRVHNEPLSGLIFTQESVLTVCREGHIKIWMRPGVGESHSSNSETVLTNSLKDKPFVSSKIGSSSYKQ
- the LOC105768098 gene encoding uncharacterized protein LOC105768098 isoform X4, encoding MINTANGTISTSSSSANAQSPGLKTYFKTPEGRYKLHYEKTHPSSLLHYAHGKTVTQVTLAHLKEKPAPSTPTSSSSSYSASGGVRSAAARWLGAGNGSRTLGFAGGNGGSKSISSTSRIGSLGASSSSNSITNMNFDGKGTYLIFNVGDAIFISDLNSQDKDPIKSINFSNSNPICHAFDQDAKDGHDLLIGLNSVYSVSLRQQLQDVGKKLVGAQHYNKDGSVNNSRCTGIAWVPGSDGVFVVAHADGNMYVYEKNKEGAGDSSFPVVKDQTQFSVSHARYSKSNPMARWHVCQGSINSIAFSHDGAYLATVGRDGYLRVFDYSKEQLVCGGKSYYGALLCCAWSMDGKYILTGGEDDLVQVWSMEDRKVVAWGEGHNSWVSGVAFDSYWSSPNSDGTGETVMYRFGSVGQDTQLLLWDLEMDEIVVPLRLCPPGGSPTYTTGSQSSHWDNISPLGTLQPAPSIRDVPKVSPLVAHRVHNEPLSGLIFTQESVLTVCREGHIKIWMRPGVGESHSSNSETVLTNSLKDKPFVSSKIGSSSYKQ
- the LOC105768098 gene encoding uncharacterized protein LOC105768098 isoform X1, whose protein sequence is MINTANGTISTSSSSANAQSPGLKTYFKTPEGRYKLHYEKTHPSSLLHYAHGKTVTQVTLAHLKEKPAPSTPTSSSSSYSASGGVRSAAARWLGAGNGSRTLGFAGGNGGSKSISSTSRIGSLGASSSSNSITNMNFDGKGTYLIFNVGDAIFISDLNSQDKDPIKSINFSNSNPICHAFDQDAKDGHDLLIGLNSGDVYSVSLRQQLQDVGKKLVGAQHYNKDGSVNNSSRCTGIAWVPGSDGVFVVAHADGNMYVYEKNKEGAGDSSFPVVKDQTQFSVSHARYSKSNPMARWHVCQGSINSIAFSHDGAYLATVGRDGYLRVFDYSKEQLVCGGKSYYGALLCCAWSMDGKYILTGGEDDLVQVWSMEDRKVVAWGEGHNSWVSGVAFDSYWSSPNSDGTGETVMYRFGSVGQDTQLLLWDLEMDEIVVPLRLCPPGGSPTYTTGSQSSHWDNISPLGTLQPAPSIRDVPKVSPLVAHRVHNEPLSGLIFTQESVLTVCREGHIKIWMRPGVGESHSSNSETVLTNSLKDKPFVSSKIGSSSYKQ